From the genome of Blautia pseudococcoides, one region includes:
- a CDS encoding UvrD-helicase domain-containing protein, which produces MGVMWTTEQQKVIDARGCNILVSAAAGSGKTAVLVERIITMITDPVHPVDIDRLLIVTFTRAAAGEMRERIRLAIEKKLAEDEDNEHLQKQSTLLHHAQITTIDSFCSYVVKNYFHLIDLDPSYRMAEEGELRLMQGDVAAQVLDDAYGRKEPEFLQFVECFSTGKTDEGIEDMIKRLYTFSVSYPYPEEWLLSCKEAYNISSKEELEQAGWMQMIKEDIQKSLQEAMSLADAALGTSMGEGGPYYYENALQSDRTFVQKLLKSDSFEEWQKLFSGLAFARLSAKKDPQVSEEAKELTKNLRQQVKDLLGELKEQYFSLSLDAAARYVQMAGGPVRVLIDLTLQFTQAYAEKKREKNILDFPDLEHFALKILVNHSEEGDRRTQAAKELAGRFAEVMIDEYQDSNFVQEKLLNAVSKMEDGSNNIFMVGDVKQSIYRFRLARPDLFMEKFKTYSTAGGDCLRIDLHKNFRSRKEVLDGVNFLFYQIMGEALGKVEYDEAAALYPGASFPPYGKEEENSRPRSTGLAGQDEDTETPLLKTDGTEWKGTELPLAEAEHQDTGPMLLKTDERMWKDTELLLVETDEEEWKVMESGENVQELEARAAAGKIQEIVGSFPVLDKAAGKYRPARFSDCVILLRTLSGWSETFKRVLNAQGIPASVTTKTGYFSASEVMTVLNYLRILDNPLQDIPFTGAIHNLPGGFSMEELARVKCVGKEKEISGMYQALLAAETLDECEDAEDRQIGEKAHRFLELYRSIRKKVPYTPMHELLWEIYDRTGLFDYIQAGASGEQQKANLLMLLQKAKDYESTSYRGLFNFVRYIENLQKYQVDFGEANILSENEDTVKIMSIHKSKGLEFPVVFVSGMGKQFNQQDARASLAMHPDLGVGADWVDAKYRTKTPTLLKKAVQRQIQIENLGEELRILYVALTRAKEKLILTGCTSRLEKRLTALEPLKKQEERRISYGRLVKARCYLDWIFPALARHRCMDRVYLSHEKRPYALNPLHNHEAGFRVQVISPAKLTLEEAETRMIQMMKKQEILGFDTNGSWNKDAKEQIEECFTYTYPYLDREKIPAKVTVSQVKRLHMEDEESTDWYEEEEVVPYIPSFIEKREEGLTGAGRGTAYHRVFECLDFSKAGSVEEVEEQLASLESEHRIDREVRRTVSPGDVYQFAVSPIGKRMAKAQAAGMLYREQPFVMGISADRLREEYAGDESVLVQGIIDAFFYEEGRIMLVDYKTDRVRRRNGSDLVEKYRVQLDYYTEALERMTGKRVAERYIYSVDLQKEIVV; this is translated from the coding sequence ATGGGAGTGATGTGGACAACAGAGCAGCAAAAGGTCATTGATGCCAGGGGATGCAACATACTGGTCAGTGCAGCAGCAGGGAGCGGCAAGACGGCAGTGCTGGTGGAGCGTATTATAACCATGATCACCGACCCGGTGCATCCGGTGGATATTGACAGACTGCTGATCGTGACATTTACACGGGCGGCAGCAGGGGAGATGCGGGAGCGGATCCGTCTGGCAATTGAGAAAAAGCTTGCAGAGGATGAGGACAATGAACATCTGCAGAAACAGAGCACCCTGCTTCACCACGCGCAGATCACCACCATTGACAGCTTTTGTTCTTATGTGGTAAAGAATTATTTCCACCTGATCGACCTGGACCCATCCTACCGGATGGCGGAGGAAGGAGAGCTGCGCCTGATGCAGGGGGATGTGGCAGCTCAGGTGCTGGATGACGCGTACGGCAGGAAGGAGCCGGAGTTTCTGCAGTTTGTGGAATGTTTTTCCACCGGTAAGACGGATGAGGGGATTGAGGACATGATAAAGCGGCTCTACACCTTTTCCGTCAGTTATCCGTATCCGGAGGAGTGGCTTTTATCCTGTAAGGAGGCTTATAATATTTCTTCCAAAGAGGAACTGGAGCAGGCCGGGTGGATGCAGATGATAAAAGAGGATATCCAAAAGAGCCTGCAGGAAGCCATGAGCCTGGCAGATGCGGCTCTGGGCACGTCCATGGGAGAGGGAGGCCCTTACTATTATGAAAATGCACTGCAGTCTGACAGGACCTTTGTACAGAAGCTGCTCAAGTCTGATTCCTTTGAGGAATGGCAGAAATTGTTTTCCGGTCTTGCTTTTGCCAGGCTTTCAGCCAAGAAAGACCCGCAGGTATCGGAGGAGGCAAAAGAACTGACGAAAAATCTGCGGCAGCAGGTGAAGGATTTGCTGGGGGAGCTGAAGGAGCAGTATTTTTCTCTCTCCCTGGATGCGGCTGCCCGGTACGTGCAAATGGCCGGAGGCCCGGTGCGTGTGCTGATCGACCTGACGCTGCAGTTTACACAGGCCTATGCAGAGAAAAAAAGGGAGAAGAATATACTGGATTTCCCGGATTTGGAGCATTTTGCTTTGAAGATTTTAGTAAATCACTCGGAAGAGGGGGACAGGAGGACCCAGGCGGCGAAAGAGCTTGCCGGAAGGTTTGCTGAGGTCATGATAGATGAGTACCAGGACAGTAACTTTGTCCAGGAAAAGCTATTGAACGCGGTTTCTAAAATGGAGGATGGAAGCAACAATATTTTCATGGTGGGGGATGTGAAGCAGAGTATTTACCGTTTCCGTCTTGCAAGGCCGGATCTGTTTATGGAGAAGTTCAAGACCTATTCCACAGCAGGCGGCGACTGCCTGAGAATAGACCTGCACAAAAATTTCCGAAGCAGGAAAGAAGTGCTGGACGGCGTGAATTTTCTCTTCTATCAGATCATGGGGGAGGCCCTGGGAAAAGTAGAGTATGACGAAGCGGCAGCCCTGTATCCGGGGGCATCCTTTCCCCCATATGGAAAAGAGGAGGAGAACAGCCGCCCCCGATCAACGGGCCTGGCTGGACAGGATGAGGACACGGAAACGCCGCTGCTTAAGACGGATGGGACCGAATGGAAAGGTACAGAACTGCCGTTGGCGGAGGCAGAGCATCAGGACACAGGACCGATGCTGCTAAAGACGGACGAAAGGATGTGGAAGGACACGGAACTGCTTCTGGTGGAGACGGATGAGGAAGAATGGAAGGTCATGGAATCCGGTGAAAACGTGCAGGAGCTGGAAGCCAGGGCTGCTGCGGGAAAGATTCAGGAAATTGTGGGTTCCTTTCCTGTTCTTGACAAGGCTGCAGGGAAATATCGTCCGGCCAGATTCAGTGACTGCGTGATACTCCTCAGGACACTGTCCGGCTGGTCGGAGACCTTTAAACGTGTCCTGAACGCCCAGGGGATTCCCGCCAGTGTGACCACAAAGACCGGGTATTTTTCCGCGTCAGAGGTCATGACTGTGTTAAACTACCTGCGGATTCTGGACAATCCACTGCAGGACATCCCTTTTACAGGAGCCATTCACAACCTGCCCGGCGGGTTTTCCATGGAGGAGCTTGCGCGTGTGAAATGTGTAGGCAAAGAGAAAGAAATATCAGGGATGTATCAGGCGCTTCTGGCAGCGGAAACACTGGATGAATGTGAGGATGCAGAGGACAGACAGATTGGAGAAAAGGCACACAGATTTCTGGAGCTATACAGAAGTATCCGAAAGAAAGTTCCCTACACACCCATGCACGAGCTGCTTTGGGAAATTTACGACAGAACAGGGCTTTTTGACTATATCCAGGCAGGTGCTTCCGGGGAACAGCAGAAAGCAAACCTGCTCATGCTGCTTCAGAAGGCCAAAGACTATGAGAGCACCAGTTACCGGGGCTTGTTCAACTTTGTACGGTATATAGAAAATCTGCAGAAATACCAGGTGGATTTCGGGGAGGCCAACATCCTTTCCGAAAATGAAGACACAGTGAAGATCATGAGTATACACAAGAGCAAAGGTTTGGAATTTCCTGTTGTATTTGTCTCCGGCATGGGAAAACAGTTCAACCAGCAGGATGCCAGGGCATCCCTGGCCATGCACCCTGATCTGGGTGTGGGCGCAGACTGGGTGGATGCCAAATACCGCACAAAAACGCCAACGCTCCTTAAAAAAGCGGTGCAGCGTCAGATACAGATCGAGAATCTGGGAGAGGAGCTGCGTATTCTCTACGTGGCGCTGACCCGTGCAAAAGAAAAACTGATCCTCACAGGCTGTACCTCCAGGCTGGAGAAGCGGCTGACAGCCCTGGAGCCTCTTAAAAAGCAGGAGGAGCGCAGGATATCCTACGGCAGACTTGTAAAAGCCCGCTGCTATCTGGACTGGATCTTTCCAGCTCTTGCAAGGCACCGCTGTATGGACCGGGTATATCTCTCCCATGAAAAACGCCCTTACGCGCTGAATCCCCTCCATAACCATGAGGCAGGTTTCCGTGTGCAGGTGATCTCGCCTGCAAAGCTTACCCTGGAAGAGGCGGAGACCAGGATGATACAGATGATGAAAAAACAGGAGATACTGGGATTTGACACCAACGGAAGCTGGAATAAGGATGCAAAGGAGCAGATAGAGGAATGCTTCACCTACACCTATCCTTACCTGGACCGGGAAAAAATTCCGGCAAAAGTTACGGTTTCCCAGGTAAAGCGGCTGCATATGGAGGATGAGGAGAGCACGGACTGGTATGAGGAGGAAGAGGTGGTTCCTTATATCCCTTCATTTATTGAGAAACGTGAGGAGGGTCTGACCGGAGCCGGAAGAGGTACCGCATACCACAGAGTATTTGAATGCCTTGACTTTTCCAAGGCCGGTTCCGTAGAGGAGGTGGAGGAACAGCTTGCTTCTCTGGAATCTGAGCACAGGATAGACAGGGAGGTCCGGCGTACAGTTTCGCCCGGCGATGTGTATCAGTTTGCTGTTTCTCCTATTGGAAAACGCATGGCAAAAGCCCAGGCCGCAGGAATGCTTTATCGGGAACAGCCTTTTGTCATGGGGATTTCTGCCGACCGGCTGCGAGAAGAGTATGCTGGGGATGAGAGCGTTTTGGTACAGGGGATTATTGATGCCTTTTTCTATGAGGAG
- the addB gene encoding helicase-exonuclease AddAB subunit AddB: MPLHFIFGASGAGKSHYIYRKIIQESMEHPEKQYLILVPEQFTMQTQKELVMMHPRNGILNIDVLSFERLAYRVLEETGESCAQVLEETGKSLVLRKVSQEKKKDLKILGEKMKKQGYISQMKSMVSELKQYEVTKEDMDTMLDYASDKPELYYKLKDVSVLYQGFFDYLEGKFITQEEVLEVLGRVAGQSEKLSESVMVLDGYTGFTPIQLQLLEQVLPLCETMYVTVTMDKRLDAYRQGSPHHLFHLSRETVSKLCKLARAAGSQVEETWVKGKGRFAGNEPMEFLEQNLFRFKKEIYTKEQQAVHIRESRNPAQEMEETALFIRRLMREEGYRCRDFAVITGDMETYADHAARAFLKFDIPCFIDQKKSVFMNPFVEFLRSAVDMLLENYSYESVFRLLRCGLLDLPGQDMDRLENYVLGMGIRGFGKWQEEWVLHYRGEKPEEVVEINKIRKQLMETLTPFTEQMKTRKGTVLERVSAFYGFITTCDIQEKLDRSGKNFASENAMDKAKEYGQIYPMIMDLFDKMAEVLGEEKVSLREFKELLEAGLSEVKIGIIPPNSDQVLVGDMERTRLKDIKVLFFVGVNDGKIPREDTAGKILSDLNREDLKNSSVTLAPTYRENLYTQRFYLYLNLTKPSDKLYLSYSRADDGGEPMTQSFLIGAVQKLFPALVLERPSEDSAWKVENPQSALEYLAQGFKEILDKEPSPLWKELFSWYQKQEVWQQTVQNMVEGAFRVNPEDEIGRSVAKALYGTTLENSATRLELFAQCACAHFLAYGLELKERARYEFSPMDMGNVLHSGLERFAKKMHESGIPWTALDEEQIEEMGEACVEEVVSYYGNTILKSSARNEYMVSRVKRMMKRTIWALTSQMEQGAFTPSRFEVSFAMADSLESINITLSEEEKMKLLGRIDRVDTCVEEDKILVKVIDYKSGNTSFDLLALYHGLQLQLVLYMNAALELEQRNNPDKKVEPAGIFYYNIKDPVVEKVEEEDPEALNRRILKELRMNGLASSDRGVLEKLDVNLRENGVASLSVPVTINKDGSLSRNSSAVSPEQFHLISNYVNQKMREIGRRILAGEAETLPYEMGKRNACQYCPYKGACGFDEKVAGYRYRRLNPLKPEEIWNKMKDGEKSGDPVDKEV, translated from the coding sequence ATGCCGCTGCATTTTATTTTCGGTGCTTCAGGAGCCGGGAAATCGCATTATATTTACCGGAAAATCATACAGGAGTCCATGGAACATCCGGAGAAACAGTATTTAATTCTGGTGCCGGAACAGTTTACCATGCAGACCCAGAAAGAACTTGTAATGATGCACCCCAGAAATGGGATTCTTAACATTGATGTTCTGAGCTTTGAGCGCCTTGCCTACAGGGTGCTGGAGGAGACAGGGGAATCCTGCGCCCAGGTGCTGGAGGAGACGGGTAAGAGCCTGGTCCTCCGGAAAGTATCCCAGGAAAAGAAAAAAGATTTGAAAATCCTGGGGGAGAAAATGAAAAAGCAGGGCTATATTTCCCAGATGAAATCCATGGTGTCAGAGCTGAAGCAGTATGAGGTCACAAAAGAGGATATGGATACCATGCTGGACTATGCCAGCGACAAGCCGGAGCTTTATTATAAGCTGAAAGATGTCTCTGTGCTGTACCAGGGATTTTTTGATTACCTGGAGGGGAAGTTTATCACCCAGGAGGAAGTGCTGGAGGTTCTGGGCCGGGTGGCCGGGCAGTCCGAAAAATTGTCAGAAAGTGTGATGGTGCTGGACGGCTACACCGGGTTTACCCCCATTCAGCTTCAATTACTGGAACAGGTCCTCCCCCTGTGCGAGACCATGTATGTGACCGTGACCATGGATAAACGCCTGGATGCTTACCGCCAGGGAAGCCCCCACCATCTTTTTCACCTGAGCAGGGAAACAGTGTCAAAGTTATGTAAACTTGCCAGGGCGGCAGGAAGTCAGGTGGAGGAGACCTGGGTAAAGGGAAAAGGAAGGTTTGCCGGCAATGAACCCATGGAGTTTTTGGAACAAAACCTGTTCCGGTTTAAAAAGGAGATCTATACCAAAGAGCAGCAGGCAGTCCATATCCGGGAGAGCAGAAATCCGGCACAGGAGATGGAGGAGACTGCCCTTTTCATACGCCGCCTGATGCGGGAAGAAGGGTACAGATGCCGGGATTTTGCGGTCATCACCGGGGACATGGAAACCTATGCGGATCATGCAGCAAGAGCTTTTTTGAAGTTTGATATCCCCTGTTTTATTGACCAGAAGAAGTCTGTGTTCATGAATCCCTTTGTGGAATTTCTACGCTCGGCTGTGGACATGCTCTTGGAAAATTACAGCTATGAGAGTGTTTTCCGGCTGCTGCGCTGCGGGCTTCTGGATCTGCCCGGACAGGATATGGACAGGCTGGAAAATTATGTGCTTGGCATGGGGATCCGGGGCTTTGGCAAATGGCAGGAGGAGTGGGTACTTCACTACCGGGGAGAAAAGCCGGAGGAGGTTGTGGAGATCAACAAAATACGAAAACAGCTCATGGAGACCCTGACGCCTTTTACAGAGCAGATGAAGACCAGAAAAGGAACTGTTTTAGAGCGCGTGTCCGCGTTTTATGGGTTCATCACCACATGTGATATCCAGGAAAAACTTGACAGGAGCGGGAAAAACTTCGCTTCCGAGAACGCCATGGACAAAGCCAAGGAGTACGGGCAGATTTATCCCATGATCATGGATCTTTTTGACAAGATGGCAGAGGTCCTGGGGGAGGAGAAAGTAAGTCTTAGGGAATTTAAAGAGCTGCTGGAGGCCGGTCTCTCCGAAGTGAAGATCGGTATCATCCCTCCAAACTCGGACCAGGTGCTGGTGGGGGATATGGAGAGGACCAGACTGAAAGACATAAAGGTGCTGTTTTTTGTTGGTGTCAATGACGGGAAGATTCCAAGAGAGGACACTGCCGGGAAAATCCTGTCGGACCTGAACCGGGAGGATTTAAAAAACTCCTCTGTCACACTGGCGCCCACTTACCGGGAAAACCTGTATACACAGCGGTTCTATTTATATCTGAATTTGACGAAGCCTTCGGACAAACTGTATCTGTCGTACAGCAGGGCTGACGATGGAGGAGAACCCATGACCCAGTCTTTCCTGATCGGTGCAGTGCAGAAGCTGTTTCCAGCCCTTGTTTTAGAACGCCCCTCCGAAGATTCTGCCTGGAAGGTAGAAAATCCCCAGAGTGCACTGGAGTATCTGGCCCAGGGATTCAAGGAGATCCTTGATAAGGAGCCCTCCCCTCTCTGGAAGGAACTGTTTTCCTGGTACCAGAAGCAGGAGGTATGGCAGCAGACCGTGCAGAACATGGTGGAAGGCGCATTCCGGGTCAACCCTGAGGACGAGATTGGAAGAAGTGTGGCGAAGGCCCTCTACGGCACCACCCTGGAGAACAGCGCCACACGTCTGGAACTGTTTGCCCAATGCGCCTGTGCCCATTTTCTGGCCTATGGCCTGGAGTTAAAAGAGCGGGCCAGATACGAATTCAGCCCTATGGATATGGGAAATGTGCTGCACAGCGGCCTGGAGCGTTTTGCTAAGAAAATGCATGAGAGCGGCATTCCCTGGACCGCGCTTGATGAGGAACAGATAGAGGAGATGGGGGAAGCCTGTGTGGAGGAAGTCGTCTCTTATTATGGAAATACCATACTGAAAAGCAGTGCCAGAAATGAATATATGGTCAGCCGGGTAAAACGGATGATGAAGCGAACCATCTGGGCATTGACCAGCCAGATGGAGCAGGGGGCCTTCACGCCAAGCCGCTTTGAGGTCTCCTTTGCCATGGCGGATTCCCTGGAGAGCATTAACATCACGTTGTCAGAAGAGGAGAAGATGAAGCTTCTGGGAAGGATTGACCGTGTGGATACCTGTGTGGAGGAGGACAAGATCCTGGTGAAGGTCATTGACTATAAATCAGGAAATACTTCTTTTGATCTGCTGGCTCTGTATCATGGCTTGCAGCTTCAGCTTGTGCTGTATATGAACGCGGCTCTGGAATTGGAGCAGAGGAACAATCCCGATAAAAAGGTGGAGCCTGCAGGGATCTTTTATTACAATATCAAAGACCCTGTGGTGGAAAAAGTGGAGGAGGAGGACCCGGAGGCGCTGAACCGTCGTATTCTGAAGGAACTGCGCATGAACGGCCTGGCTTCCTCAGACAGAGGCGTACTGGAAAAACTGGATGTAAATCTGAGGGAGAACGGTGTTGCCTCCCTGAGCGTCCCTGTGACCATCAATAAGGACGGAAGTCTGTCACGAAATTCCAGCGCGGTCAGTCCGGAGCAGTTTCATTTGATATCTAATTATGTAAACCAAAAGATGAGGGAGATCGGCCGCAGGATCCTGGCTGGGGAGGCAGAGACTCTGCCCTATGAGATGGGAAAACGGAATGCCTGCCAGTATTGCCCCTATAAAGGGGCCTGTGGATTTGACGAAAAAGTGGCGGGATACCGCTACCGGCGGCTGAATCCTCTGAAACCGGAGGAAATATGGAATAAGATGAAAGACGGGGAAAAGTCCGGGGACCCTGTGGATAAGGAGGTGTAA
- a CDS encoding Cof-type HAD-IIB family hydrolase translates to MNYRLLVLDIDGTVTNTEKKVTPRTKAAIKKLQEQGTLVAIASGRPTRGIAPVADELEFDKYGSYVLAFNGARIVNWKTKECIYSKTLPLGMPRKLYRSAVRHEVGIITYEEEQIIAGTTPDVYMETESKITGLPICHRKDFPSYVNFPVNKCLLTGEPDELERIEPLLAEEYLHEAQIFRSEPFFLEATPKNVDKAYCLEKLLKILGISREEMVCCGDSYNDISMIQFAGLGAAMANAQEKVKDVADYITVRSNDEDGVEEVIDKFFITD, encoded by the coding sequence ATGAATTACCGATTGCTTGTGCTGGATATTGACGGCACAGTTACCAATACAGAGAAAAAAGTGACGCCCAGGACAAAAGCGGCCATAAAAAAACTGCAGGAGCAGGGAACTTTGGTAGCTATCGCTTCCGGGCGGCCCACCAGGGGAATTGCTCCGGTGGCGGATGAACTGGAGTTTGATAAGTATGGGAGTTATGTGCTGGCTTTTAACGGGGCCAGGATCGTGAACTGGAAGACAAAGGAGTGTATCTATTCCAAAACGCTTCCTCTGGGTATGCCCAGAAAGCTCTACCGCAGTGCAGTGCGGCATGAGGTGGGGATCATCACTTATGAGGAGGAGCAGATCATTGCGGGAACCACTCCGGATGTCTATATGGAGACAGAATCAAAGATCACCGGGCTGCCCATTTGTCACAGAAAGGATTTCCCTAGTTATGTAAATTTTCCGGTGAACAAATGTCTTCTCACCGGGGAGCCGGATGAGCTGGAGCGGATTGAGCCGCTTTTGGCGGAGGAATATCTGCACGAAGCCCAGATCTTCCGCTCAGAACCGTTTTTCCTGGAGGCAACGCCCAAAAATGTGGACAAGGCCTACTGTCTGGAAAAGCTTTTGAAGATTTTAGGCATATCCAGGGAGGAGATGGTGTGCTGCGGGGACAGTTATAATGACATTTCCATGATACAGTTTGCAGGGCTGGGCGCTGCCATGGCAAATGCCCAGGAAAAGGTCAAGGATGTGGCTGACTACATTACCGTCCGGAGCAATGATGAGGATGGGGTGGAAGAAGTGATAGATAAATTTTTTATAACTGATTAG
- a CDS encoding LysM peptidoglycan-binding domain-containing protein, which translates to MIRKVFSYILLSAAFVLLTCTSVSALPAAEGEQHRGIDVSMWQGDIDFEEVAESGVDTVYIRSSLGSDYTDPYFEQNYERARAAGLDVGFYHYVTARTVSQAEYQAHYFVNTIQGKEFQCRLAMDFEDLTKLSAAEANEIGLAFIRTVEELSGKGIVVYSDAYHAGAVFGGGLTEYPLWIAEYGVSEPSSSVNWDSWAGWQYSDMGNVAGISGPVDLDLYTDAMFMEEPGSVPGPVPMPEPSVSVVEYTVKSGDTLWGIAEMYRTSVSAIVSENGIANPNLIYPGEVLRITLADNVPSSQMNNTYLVRRGDTLWGIAQMYRTSVERLAAMNHISDPNLIYPGEILQVSSSGSTGDVGRTYVVRYGDTLSGIALRYGTTVSQLAAANGIENPNLIYAGEVLTVN; encoded by the coding sequence ATGATCAGAAAAGTATTTTCATATATATTGTTATCAGCGGCTTTTGTGCTGCTCACTTGTACATCCGTGTCTGCGCTCCCGGCGGCGGAGGGGGAACAGCACCGGGGGATTGACGTTAGTATGTGGCAGGGGGATATAGATTTTGAGGAGGTGGCAGAGTCCGGGGTGGATACTGTTTATATCCGCTCCAGTCTGGGCAGTGATTATACGGACCCGTATTTTGAACAGAATTATGAGAGGGCACGGGCAGCCGGGCTGGATGTGGGATTTTATCATTATGTGACAGCCAGGACTGTTTCCCAGGCTGAGTACCAGGCACATTATTTTGTGAATACCATTCAGGGGAAGGAGTTCCAGTGCCGTCTGGCAATGGACTTTGAAGACCTGACAAAACTGAGTGCTGCTGAGGCCAATGAAATTGGGCTGGCGTTTATCAGAACCGTGGAAGAGTTGAGCGGCAAAGGGATCGTGGTGTATAGCGACGCTTATCATGCAGGGGCTGTTTTTGGCGGCGGACTCACAGAGTATCCGCTCTGGATCGCGGAGTATGGTGTTTCTGAGCCTTCCTCGTCGGTGAATTGGGATTCCTGGGCCGGATGGCAGTATTCGGATATGGGAAATGTGGCCGGAATCTCCGGGCCGGTGGATTTGGATCTTTATACGGATGCCATGTTTATGGAAGAGCCGGGCAGTGTGCCGGGTCCTGTACCGATGCCGGAGCCTTCGGTATCCGTGGTTGAATATACAGTTAAGAGCGGGGATACACTCTGGGGAATTGCAGAGATGTATAGGACCAGTGTTTCAGCCATCGTTTCGGAGAATGGGATCGCAAATCCCAATTTGATCTATCCGGGTGAGGTTTTGAGGATCACGCTGGCGGATAATGTGCCTTCTTCACAGATGAATAACACATATCTGGTGCGCAGAGGGGATACTCTTTGGGGGATCGCACAGATGTACAGAACTTCTGTTGAAAGACTTGCGGCTATGAACCATATTTCTGATCCCAACCTGATTTATCCGGGTGAGATCCTTCAGGTATCTTCCTCGGGAAGTACAGGGGATGTGGGAAGGACTTATGTTGTGCGCTACGGCGATACTTTGTCTGGGATCGCACTCAGGTACGGTACCACGGTTTCGCAGCTTGCGGCAGCCAATGGGATAGAAAATCCCAATCTGATCTATGCAGGGGAGGTGCTCACGGTAAATTGA
- a CDS encoding carbohydrate ABC transporter permease produces MKAQKIRTGIAELIGVILTIIILAPFLLVVVNSAKSSADIITSPISLPEHWGQIFTNLSNVIHNQNFNYWNSFFSSLLITAVSLLLLTVFSSMAAWVLVRNKTKWSSFIFMLFVSAMVIPFQVVMLPLLSTFRETSNIFGIQMLQSYKGIIFAYLGFGGSMSVFILHGFVKGIPYELEEAAWIDGCSPEGTFFRIIFPLLKPVQVTVLILNGIWIWNDYLLPSLMLGLNGRIKTLPVAVSSFVGSYVKQWDLILSAALLAMIPIIILFLFAQKQIIQGMVDGAIK; encoded by the coding sequence ATGAAGGCACAGAAAATAAGAACCGGAATCGCAGAGCTTATCGGTGTGATTCTTACGATCATCATCCTGGCTCCTTTCCTGCTGGTTGTTGTGAACTCTGCAAAAAGCAGCGCAGATATCATCACAAGCCCCATTTCCCTGCCGGAGCATTGGGGGCAGATTTTTACAAATCTGAGTAACGTAATACATAACCAGAACTTTAATTACTGGAACTCTTTTTTCAGCTCTCTGCTGATAACAGCGGTTTCCCTTTTGCTGCTGACGGTGTTTTCCAGTATGGCGGCATGGGTTCTGGTGAGAAATAAGACGAAATGGTCAAGCTTTATTTTTATGCTTTTTGTGTCAGCCATGGTCATTCCCTTCCAGGTGGTCATGCTGCCGCTGCTTTCCACATTCCGGGAGACCTCCAATATTTTCGGGATTCAGATGCTCCAGAGTTATAAGGGGATCATCTTTGCCTATTTGGGATTCGGCGGATCTATGTCGGTGTTCATACTGCATGGATTTGTGAAGGGGATCCCTTATGAACTGGAGGAGGCTGCGTGGATCGACGGGTGCAGTCCCGAGGGGACTTTCTTCCGGATCATATTCCCGCTTTTGAAGCCTGTGCAGGTAACGGTCCTGATACTGAACGGTATCTGGATCTGGAATGACTATCTTCTGCCTTCTCTGATGCTGGGGCTGAACGGACGGATCAAAACGCTGCCGGTTGCGGTCAGCAGTTTTGTGGGTTCTTATGTGAAGCAGTGGGATCTGATCTTGTCGGCAGCGCTGCTTGCCATGATACCCATCATTATCCTGTTCTTGTTTGCACAGAAGCAGATCATACAGGGAATGGTGGATGGAGCGATCAAATAG